The genome window TGGCCCATGTCAAAGATTGGTCCAAGTAAACCCCGAGAAGCTTGAtcacctcctccttctttgcCCCTTCCACACCAACGTCTGGTAGATCTGCCAATGGTATGATTCTGGGTGGCTCAGGTTCGTCGGCAGTTCTCGAGTTGGCCCCCCGAGTATCCCTGTGCGGATTCTGAAAATGCATGATATGTGTCTTGGAAGGGCCAAAGGCAATGCCATGCGGCGCGGTAGCGGCAATCAGGTCGGTAAAGGCCGTTGTCAAGATTCTGCAGTTTTCCTCGTAGGAGGGTGAGGTGACCACCATGCAAGTGTCGTCAACGTACGACATGGCTTGGAAGAATGGACTCGATGGCCAGATCTTGTTGAGTTCGTCCAGTATAAGAGAGGAGAACAAGGCGAAGAGGACAGGCGAAAGAGGACTGCCCTGGGGAATGCCAATGTTGACCCAGAACTCCTCTGATGTGTATCCTGGAATAGACAGGGCAACGCGTCGATCAGAAAGAAATGAAGAGATGTACAGAACCATCCAGTCAGGGACACCTTTCCGAACCAAGATGTTGAGGAGAACCTCTCGATCGACATGATCGAAGGCGCCAGTCATGCCAATGGTCATGAGCGTTGCAAACATGCGCGGGCTGGCGTTCCAGCATCGGTAGACGCGATTCAGAATCAACTCGAGCGCTTTTGTCGTAGACCGTCGTGCGAATCCAAACTGATTGTAAGGGACAAGGTGGTGCTCAAGGGAGAGTATCGTCAAGCGATTCGACATGGCCTTCTCTACAACCTTGCCCATGCAGGATAACAAGGCGAGAGGACGCCAGCTCTTCGGTGTTTCGTACGTTGGCTTGTCCGCCTTTTCGACTATGACAGTCCTGGACCGTTTGAACTGCGCTGGATGATGCGATAAGAGAAAACAGGCATTTATGATGTGTTCAAGAATCGGGGCGATGATGCTTTCCCTCTCACTTTCGGGTTCTTGCTCATCTCTTGAAACATGCAGCATCTTGAGAGCCTCACCAGCAATCCCGTCCGGTCCTTCGGCCTTTCCGCTAGGGATACCGGAGATCAGCTCATAAATCTCTTCGCAGTCGAGTTGCTGTGGAGAGGAGTACTGTATTCGAGCGGGATCGAGTGGTGGACAGTTTTGTACTGGTGCCGTTGGTCCGGTACTGGTCTTGGGCCAGATCGAATTGGTGAGACAACGGACCTTGTCTTGGGGGGCGCTGCAGACTTCGTGGGTCAATGGGTCCTTGAGATCAGGCATGTGAACTCGTGGTTGTGCCGAGTCCCAACGGGCGCCCACTCGAGCCAAGCCGTAGGTTCCTGCCATGGCCTTTGTGCTGGATTCAACGAAATCGCGGTACGACATTGTCGAGATTTGCTTGACGAGTCTGTCCGTTTGTCGCCGAAGACACTGCCACTTGCTGTAGAGCTTGTCGTCGTTGTCCTGTAGGGTGCAGTTGCGCCGAGCTGCTTCTTCAAGTTCGAGGCCGGCGTGGATACTTTCCTCGAATTTGCGGACAGGACCGGTGATACTTGGCGGCGTAAGGATCGGAACGAATCTCGCGATGCTCGCCTGCATCGCTTCCGTAACGGCGTCGATAAACTCCTCGAGGGCTGCGGGCGAGTGGAGAGGCGGCAAGCCGGAGCACGCACCTCATTCCCGCCGCCTCGGTGCCGTCGCACAACCGTCTTGCCTTTGCATTGGGACTTAGACATCGGATAGCGCTCTAGCGTCAGTGAGTGGGATTGAAATCGCCGCAGAGCAGTGCTTCCTTGTCCAAAGTCTCcactgtactccgtacccagCAAGTGCACAGCGATTAAGGTACTGTACCTGGATAACCCACTGCTCTGCTGTAGACATAGCTGGAAAAACTGCCCCGCACAGGCACGGTTAGCGGAGATGTGGGCAGACCTAGGTACCTTCCCACCCAGGCCATAGAGTACGACTTTAACTGAAAGGTGCCTGGCCGATCACCCGACTTACGGCTCCACAGGCGATCTGAGAATACACTTCCTCTGGCCTGCCTTTCTTCTTCCTAGCACGCCTCTGGCAGGGGTCAAGTCAAGGAAAGCAGCTGAAGCTACATACTATATGTCCTGTCAAATGTCCACGTTGTGGGAATGCACTGCAGGGATCAGTCGCATATTGAAATCCGAAATGAGACTCAAGATCGTGGTGATCTTCATAAGCGACTTTTTTGCTTAGGTCTGGGTATAATATGACCAAGATTGCGCGACGGGGGGCGAGGTCAGTGAATGTCGACACTGCCATGTCCGGAAAACGTTCAAGAGCTGCATATCCCATGTTCCAGATTGATATATGGCAAATCAATCCCTTTTCACCAGGTAAAAGCAGTCCCAGATCTCCCATTATTCGGGGAGCTTCGTGAAAGACTTTAGCCACTAATCCAATCAATGGCCCACTCTCCAGGTTACCTTGCCGTCCTTGCCTTAGTTCCGGCCGGTCGGCACTACGGGGCCGGAACCACGTTCCCCACACCCGCACGGCCGGCCTTCAAGCCGTCTAACGAGTCAAGATGTGGGTAGACAAGTAGGTGCCTCTCAATCCACGAAATCTAGAAGAGGGTTTCGAGAGTCCCGAGTGCGGAAATTCAGTCAAGCAATGTGCTGGTGGTAGTGCGCGCCTAGTAGTTGAACCGGTATATGTTTATAGAGGTGTCCCGTGAGGGAGAGTTGACTGGCATGCTGGTGCGATGTGGCTGTCGAGGTTCGTAAAACGGATGGCTGGAACCGTGATGGCGAGACGGCAGCTACAACGGTGTTGATGATTCAAGTAAGGCAAGCGTGACATTGGTACAAAAATGTGACTTCTGCCCATCCTCCAATTTAGTTCCTCATTCTGTCACTAAGTGGAACTCATTCAATACCTCAGACCACGAGCACACCAGAGCTTTCACCGACACAGACGTTTCTAAACCACAATGAAGCTCCAGGTTCTCTATCTAGTTCTCCTCAAGTAAGCCTCCAACCTCTCTTACATAGCTCACAAATGTCGATGCTTACTTTCTACAAGCACCTGGATCGCCTCCGTCAACGCAGACTTCTTCCACTGTATCTGCCAGTCATGGTCATTCCACACTATCCGATCCAAAGAGGCCTGTATCTGGATGAAGAACGAATCCCTCCCCAAAGACCAAGTCACCATAAGTCTGGTGGGTGAAAGCGGCCCTTGGGCGGGTGCCCTTACGGTATGAAATATCTTCCCATCCCCTCCAAACCCCTTCGTGCGAAGCCGTAATGGCTGCTGATCTATGTCGATCCGCAGTGTCGCATGCTGAATCCCGCCAAATTTTGGGGTGCTCCCATTTGTTGGGGACAGTATGGCTACGACTGGCATGATTTCTGCAAGCCCGAGTGTAAGAACGACGGGAAGGACGCCGAGGACTGTATCAGGACCTACCGGTCAATCGCCTGATAAGACGGTGTTTGACGCAACACGTATTCGAAAAAGTGTACTTTAGTATGAGTGAATCTCAATATTATCAAGTTTTCAGTACTGCTCAAAAGCACTTTCCCTTTGAATACAGGGGAGCGTGGATTCCGTGTAACGTCGTCACCTCCATGTGGTCTTCGTCTGCAGTAATGCACAGCGCCTCGTTCTCGTGAGGTCAGCTTGTCGAGCACTTATTGGCAAAGACGTAGCATTTGTATCCAATCATGGGCCAATAGCCCAAAGGTGACTGAGCAAAGGGTTACGCAGAGGGGCAATCATATCAGTCCGCCATTGTGAAGTATTCTCTAAATGTGTGCATGTGTCCGATCCCTAAAGCATAACAGCGATACCAAAGCCTTCCCCCTACCGCGACCTGGATATAGTGGCACCACTATCCCATGAATCAAGGCATCTCGACCCGTTCATTGATTGCCGGCATCTCGTGTATAGCCCTTGGCTGATCCGCCAACTCCGAAGGGGCTTGGCCGACGCCGTGGTAGTAATACGGCGAGCCTGGAGTTCTCGGCGTACTGAGCGGACTGGGTGAAAACATGCTCAGAGTCATGTCCGAGACTGGCCGGCCCTGTCCTGCGTCCGAGGCTGTGGACGGGGTGTAGGGATTTATAAGGTTGTGTTTCTCGTCAGGCAATTCTGCAGGAACAGTCTGTTCGTGGTCATAAGTCTCAATCTCATGGGTGTTGAGTACCGGACCATGTCGGGAGCGACGACGTCGGAGTAGCATGAAGGCGACGAATAAGGCTGATCCTATGAGAAAGGCGGAGGAAACGGCAATGCCAGCAATAGCCCCGGTGCCTAGGGTTGAGCTGCTCGTCTCGGAGTCCACGGATGTAGGGGTGGCAGCTGTGGGTGATGTGATGTTTACGACAGAAGTCCCAGTATCGGAGATAGAGGTAGGTGTGGTTGAAGAAGCCAGAGATGTCGTCGTGCCGCTGCTTTGCAACGGCGGCATTGATAGAGACGGTTTGTTTGCGGGGGCCGTATACGCCAATGGGACACCGCCAGTTGAAGGAATCGTTGCAGGGGCATACATTGCCAAAACCCGCCTTCCTAGATCTTTGCAGTCTTTGTTGGGTGGCAAAGCCTGAGGTTTCCAGGGCCAGACAGATTGAGTGACCTGCGGTCGCTCGGGTTCAGTCGGGCAATTTTCGCCGCAGGTATCTGGATGGTTGCAAGCCCAGTATTTCAGAATACCTTCGTTCTCAGTATCGCACCGGACAAGCCCTATCCAGGGGGACTTGGCTGTCAGATTGATTAAATGTTAGTGCCCTGAAGGAATCCAATGGGTCATGGCAGAGGAGGAACGGACCTGGGTCGAGATCGCCCTTGAGGGGACAGATTGTGTCTGCGTAATTCGGGTCGTTACAGCCATACTGATAAGTCACGCCCGAATCATGATTCCAACAGGCTTCATTGACGCAGGCGTCCCCTGCCAGACAGCACCAACTGAAGCCACCTTTTGTTTCATTCGCCGGTAAGCAAGGGAGAAGGTTAGGTGGACCGACATAACCTGCATCAAAGTAGCACTGGTCATAGTCGTCGTTTTCGCTTTCCGTAGCGTTGACTAGGAGACCGAAGGCCAGATAGAGAAGAACGATAAATAGCGTTCGATCCCTCATGATTCCCGGTAGTCGCAAGTCGTACGCGTAATGGGCGAATTCCGACACACTATCGAAGCGATGGTCGACTCGAAGGTGCCCAAGGCTAGGGCGAAGTTGCTGTCGAGTCTGAAGTAGACGCACAAGCTGCGGTTGAAATGGCGGCCAAATGGAAGAAAAAAATCGGCTCGATGGTTGAGTCTCGATGGACGAAAGGAGAGAAAAACAGCGTAGAACAGCGGTGACAAAAGAAACAAGGAAAAAGGAGACCAAGAGGTGAGTACTTGGGTGGACGATGTCAGGTTAGAAAGGAAGGTGAAGTGTGCTAAAAGAAAGAGCTCCTGCCTTGGATACCTGACTTATTGACACAGCAGGAGCAGCtgccctcctccttctctttTAATTCACCCCGATCGGGACAGGGCTGGATTCTACGGAACCTCGGACCTTTCTTGCCGTCCTCACCTCCCCCCATCTGTCACCTAGGTGTTGGCAGCCAACATGTTCGACCTTCTCTCTCTTTTGGCCTCGCTCTCAACAGGTAGCTCCAAAGCTGGTCTGATGCGAACTTCCTGCTTTTTCGCCGAAATTATGTTTCTATCCTTCTCACAGGCTGCAACGTTACACAACGGCGAGGCGGTGGTGTTGTTTGCTCCTGGTAGGCTACCTGCCGGTGTTCCACGCCAATGCCGCCAATCAACCCGCGGGAGCCACGTCTGAAGATCAACTGATCTGCCATGATGTGGGACTGATACCAGACAGAGTTCCTTTCTTTCACCCTTCGCCACGCGGATGCGCACATGAAGACACCAGGATGATGGAAGCACGACTAGACACAGCGGTCGAGAAAAGAAACGGTCAGGAAAGAGCTGAGCATACCCGTGGGAGTTGCAATAATGAAAGATGCTGGCACCTTGTGGGTACGATTCTAACTCCAAGCAAGGTACAGACGATCCGAAGGCGGCGTTACACGTATAACTCGTTTGGAAATCCCAGCCCATAATCAAACGTCCAAACGCCAATCCAAAGGCTGCCTTGCATCCCCCGTCGAAAACATGACCCTCATAAGTGACTCCTCACAAGTGCTCGAGATAGGCACCAGTACCCAGTTCAGAAACAACCATCTGTGATGGCTTGATAAGCTCCCATTCGCCCTGGTTAAAGGTGCTGGGCTCGCTGGCTACCACGACGTGCTCTCcatgcttcttcttctctagCCGCCCGTCGTCCTCGGCATCCCCGTCACCACCATCGGCCGAGTCACTCACGTCGCTTGGAAATCCCTTGTACTTGCGGTTGAGCGTTGCTCCAGCTGTCGTCGAGTAGTACAAACTCGGGGGTTCCAGTCCTTCCGGGCTGGCATATCGCACAGCGACGAGCGAGCTGCCAGACATGACAACAAGGTTGAGTGTGTTGGCCTCTCGGCTCGGCGGCCCAAACTCGGTCTGCAGTTTCTCGAGGATGATGATAGTCTCCCGCATCGCTGTCGCCATCTCTCCTGCATCATAAACAGACTCCCAGTCGCCATCCTTACCGCATAATATGAAGAAGTACACGGCCGCAATGTGCTCAGCATCTGTTGTCCCGACAACGGCCTGTTGGTATCTCAACGGAAGATATTGCAGAATTGCTGTACAGATACGAGGAAAAGACCCGAGGATGCCGTTGTGGGCGAACAAATGACGACCAAACGCAAAGGGATGGCAGTTGGTCTCTACGACTGGCGTCAGGCCTGGGGCTGCGCGGATGTGGGCAAGGACGGCATTGCTGCTGGTGCCTCGAACGATGCTCTTGAGGACCAGATCGTTGAGCGGAGGTCGAGTGTTTTTGTACACGACTGGACGAAGGGACTCGGGCCACTTTGGATCGATATAGGGGTTGAACTCGCACTCTGTCGACGTATACCACCCGAGGCCGAATCCGTCCATGTTGGTCAATGGATTCGGTGAGCCTGCGTCATTGGCAGCCAAAGGGGCGACCTGAAGCTCTCCGAGAAATGGTTCAACCGTTGAATGGCCAGCCGGTAGGAAGTGTTCGTCCACTACCGATATCATCATGAAAAGCCACGCTGAAACGTCATGACAGAACACTCACCTTGCTTCACAATGGCATGGCGCGGCCGAATGACCAAATCTTCAAGAAGCTGGGCTTCATCGCCTAGGTAAGCAAACCAGCGACACATGACCGAGGGCGAATTTTTATTCGTGTCAATTGATCCCAGCAGACTCTCTCGATTGTTCGTTCTTTCGTGGAAATGAGCGATTGACGTTGAGATGGCAAGAAGGTAATAGTTGGCAGCCCGTCGGGATTACCTTCATTCCTCACGCTCGGTCATAGCGGACGTCTGATCTGAAGCAAAAAGCCCCGACATTGACCAGAGGCGTAACTGACGTCACGGCCTTTAGAGTTCTCTTGCGCTTGAACAGACCTTGAATTGGCGCTTATACGGATATAGCGTGCCGTGTCGGGAAGCGCTTCTTGAAAGCACGACAGCTTCTGCCAGTGCGCCCCAAGGCTCGCCTACGGCGTTGGGAAAAGAAACATAGAATCGCCGACAGACCATAATTGTAGTCCCTTCCGGCTTGTCACTCGCAAGAAGGAATGCAACCACGCAGGCGAAAAAGTGGACAAAAAGGCGAAGATTGAATAGGCCTTAATTACCGCCTAAGAGCCAGTCCGTCTTGAACCCCAACATTGAAGGACCGTTTGGCCAAAGACGTTCAGCGCGGCGTGTTTGGCGGGAGGAGCCGCTAGGTGCGCCACGTTCTGATGAGATTTTGGCTCGAACGAAGCTTGGCTATGAGCTTGATTCCGGCCTGAGATCTGCCAGCGTCCCCAATTCATGCCTTTCGCCCCCTCTTTGGCTACCACGCATTAGCAGGCATAGCAGGCATCGAACAGAGATGATGGTGGCATGTGCGGCAAGCAGCATTCGAGACAATATCCGGCGGGAGTGGTTCCCGACCGAACGAGAAATGGAAAAGCCAAGATGCCGGACAGACCCGCCCGCCCGGCCATCACTCGGGGGCGACACCGGATTCCCCACTCATACTTTGACCGTCAGCACTTGGCCATATTAGGACCGCGAAGCTCGCGAAGCTGTCAGGGTGAAGCGTTGCCCAGTGTGCTGGACGGACTCAAACTTCTGTCGTGGAAGACATCCCAAGAGCGAAGCGCGGCTGCACCTCATCGCAGCGTCATATTCCCGTGGGGGCTGAAAAGGGGCGGGCTCCAAGTAAACCCCCGAGGAAGACAGAAGACGAAACGCCATTCTCAACGCTCCCAATGGCCGACATTGGCAAGGCCGGAGAAACCAGGGATGTCTCAATTGCGAATCCTGTGGTGACCGCTTGGAAATTGGGTGGCTTTCGGAAGGCGTCTTCATCTTTTGGGCTTACTTCCGAGTCCCAGAGCCTACTCGAACAGCTGGTCGCTGTTTTGGCGCGCTGCCTTGGCACAAAGGTACTCTGAAAAAGGGTTCGATGACCCGACGATGCATCAGAGTTGGTCGGGGGGTCGAATCCTTCGCGCGCCAAAGATCCCAAGTGTGAACCCATTTGGCGCTGATCGCTGCCGCGCCTGATTTCTCATTGGACAAAGCTGAGAATACTACCGTGACGGCCACCACCCTCCCTCAGCCTCTGGGCTGAGTCTCCTTGGGTAAAGTCAGGGGGCGATGCTCCCTTGAGACTCTTCTGCCTTGACTACCCACGTCTAGATTCAGGCTACAGGAGCAAGCTTATTGTAACGGCGGGCCAGTACCCCGTACAGACGGGTACTATTCTCGCGCCAGCCCTACCGCTGTGACGGCCGTGGAACGGATGGCGTCCTGAATTGTCTTGGACCAGCGAGCCAGCCGGTACAAGTGCTGATGACGCCCCGCCCCTTGTTGCGCGCGCGTGGTGTGGCACAAGACGGTCAATCCTGCATGTCGCTCCCCGTCAACAACAGTATCGAGAGAGTCCTCGACCAGTCTTCGCTGCCCATTTTGTCTCGCATTTTTTACGTTCGGTCAGATTACCCCTACCTGATGCTTGGCAACCTCATTTAAAgtcctccccctcctcctttACTCTGTCGTCCCTAAGCGTGGCTTGTCTTGGTTTCCCCTCCGCGCGATGGCATCTCTACATCCGCACGACCACTTCTATTCCAACAGGCATAGCAACTATAGCAGTCACTCCCCATCCCCTGAAGCCGAAAAGATGCTCAAGCATCCAAACGGTGGGCCCGGACCCGAAGCCGATGCCATCCCGGATGGATTGGAGGTGAACACCGGAGCAAACTACAGCACGGCGCCGCAATCATATGAGCCGGCACAGACGCAACCGTACTATGACCAGCTACAGCATCAGCATCAACACCAACCTCACACGCCACAGACGAACTACACCGAGACGACGTACGCTCAAAATCAGCACTCGCCGATGCCGGAAAAGCAGCTGGCGGAAAGGAAGGCAAGCAAGGACGACGACACAATATGCGGGCTGCGCAAGGCCACATTTTGGTTGTTGATTCTCTCCAGTCTGCTGTTCTGCGCCTTGGTCGGTGTGGCGGGCGGATTAGGTGCTTTGGTGGCAAGCAAAAACAACGAAATCGCAAAGTAAGTTCCTCGCCTACAACACACGAGCAGCCGCATTCTCACAGCAAAACTAATACATCTCCACAGCCTCCAATCGCCATCCTCCTCTTCATCAACCGCCACACCCACCTCGGCGTCATCGTCAGCTGCCTTCGACCTAAGCAAGCCCGCCGCCACGGACACGCCCATCGCGCTCAACAAGTGTCCCGGGTCCAGCTCCGTGTTGACATACCAGGTGCCCGGGACGAACCTGACGTTTAGTAAGGATTGCGGGACGGATTATCTCTACAACGACATCGCGCAGGTGCCGGCCAAGAATTTCGAAGAGTGCGTACGGTACTGCGCGGCGTTTAACCTGCAGCAGCAGTCGAGAAAAGGCCCATGCAAGGGTGTTGTGTACATTTACGAGGGCGAGCAGGGGGAGGATAGCAATTGGTGCTGGATGAAGTATACCAAGAACATGGTGCAGAACGGGGCCAAGGACTACACCGAGTCGGCTTGGATTTTATGAGGATTTCTTGGAGGATTGTTGAATGTGGAAGCGCGTTCAAAAACTTGGTTTCGGAGTTCTTGGTGTGTGCTGCGGATACCCAGTTGTCACCCCGTTAATGAGAGACGTGTTCCAAAATGGCGAGAGGTTTCTTCCTTCTGACTCCTGCAGGATTGCATGCATCGCGATCCATCGTCTCCAAAGGCCGGGGAGCGACAGGCAGCCTTCACGGCTCGCCGGGAGGGGAGCAAGACAGCGGGCCAGGTCCTTGCCAGCCGGGGGGTTGGAAACTGGCCGGCTCGCAGACCGCGGACGAAACTGAGGCGCAGACCCGGCCGGAAACATTCACCAATCAAATACGGCCCCCAGCCGCCTTGCTAGCTCAATCGGTAGAGCGTGAGACTCTTAATCTCAAGGTTGCGGGTTCGACCCCCGCGTGAGGCTCAAATCCTCGCAGCGATTGTGTGCAAATC of Colletotrichum lupini chromosome 8, complete sequence contains these proteins:
- a CDS encoding glutamine amidotransferase class-II encodes the protein MRGRNQAHSQASFEPKSHQNVAHLAAPPAKHAALNVFGQTPEGTTIMVCRRFYVSFPNAVGEPWGALAEAVRKRTLKAVTSVTPLVNVGAFCFRSDVRYDRATNNRESLLGSIDTNKNSPSVMCRWFAYLGDEAQLLEDLVIRPRHAIVKQAWLFMMISVVDEHFLPAGHSTVEPFLGELQVAPLAANDAGSPNPLTNMDGFGLGWYTSTECEFNPYIDPKWPESLRPVVYKNTRPPLNDLVLKSIVRGTSSNAVLAHIRAAPGLTPVVETNCHPFAFGRHLFAHNGILGSFPRICTAILQYLPLRYQQAVVGTTDAEHIAAVYFFILCGKDGDWESVYDAGEMATAMRETIIILEKLQTEFGPPSREANTLNLVVMSGSSLVAVRYASPEGLEPPSLYYSTTAGATLNRKYKGFPSDVSDSADGGDGDAEDDGRLEKKKHGEHVVVASEPSTFNQGEWELIKPSQMVVSELGTGVTYEGHVFDGGCKAAFGLAFGRLIMGWDFQTSYTCNAAFGSSVPCLELESYPQGASIFHYCNSHGYAQLFPDRFFSRPLCLVVLPSSWCLHVRIRVAKGERKELCLVSVPHHGRSVDLQTWLPRVDWRHWRGTPAGSLPGANNTTASPLCNVAACEKDRNIISAKKQEVRIRPALELPMGGGEDGKKGPRFRRIQPCPDRGELKEKEEGSCSCCVNNTHLLVSFFLVSFVTAVLRCFSLLSSIETQPSSRFFSSIWPPFQPQLVRLLQTRQQLRPSLGHLRVDHRFDSVSEFAHYAYDLRLPGIMRDRTLFIVLLYLAFGLLVNATESENDDYDQCYFDAGYVGDACVNEACWNHDSGVTYQYGCNDPNYADTICPLKGDLDPAKSPWIGLVRCDTENEGILKYWACNHPDTCGENCPTEPERPQVTQSVWPWKPQALPPNKDCKDLGRRVLAMYAPATIPSTGGVPLAYTAPANKPSLSMPPLQSSGTTTSLASSTTPTSISDTGTSVVNITSPTAATPTSVDSETSSSTLGTGAIAGIAVSSAFLIGSALFVAFMLLRRRRSRHGPVLNTHEIETYDHEQTVPAELPDEKHNLINPYTPSTASDAGQGRPVSDMTLSMFSPSPLSTPRTPGSPYYYHGVGQAPSELADQPRAIHEMPAINERVEMP